The following are encoded in a window of Halorarum salinum genomic DNA:
- a CDS encoding L-threonylcarbamoyladenylate synthase, translated as MTDADPEPDARPDGASDPDVSAAAGTIREGGLVVYPTETVYGLGANAMDPDAVVRVFEVKGRPRDRPLSVAFADVDAALSATDASERAERFLRAFLPGPVTVVVEQGPELPDVLTGGRERVGVRVPDHPVARALAREAGPITATSANRSGEGSARRVADLDPDFRARVDAVLDAGETPGGESTVVDPERGVIHRAGLRADAVREWLASEP; from the coding sequence ATGACCGACGCCGACCCCGAACCGGACGCCCGACCCGACGGCGCCTCCGACCCCGACGTCTCGGCGGCCGCCGGGACGATCCGCGAGGGCGGGCTGGTCGTCTACCCGACCGAGACGGTGTACGGCCTCGGCGCCAACGCGATGGACCCCGACGCCGTCGTGCGCGTGTTCGAGGTAAAGGGGCGCCCTCGCGACCGGCCGCTCTCGGTCGCCTTCGCGGACGTGGACGCGGCGCTGTCGGCGACGGACGCGAGCGAGCGCGCCGAGCGGTTCCTCCGGGCGTTCCTGCCCGGCCCCGTCACGGTCGTCGTCGAGCAGGGGCCGGAGCTCCCGGACGTCCTGACCGGCGGGCGCGAGCGCGTCGGCGTCCGGGTGCCCGATCACCCGGTCGCGCGGGCGCTCGCCCGCGAGGCCGGTCCGATCACCGCCACGAGTGCGAACAGGTCGGGCGAGGGGAGCGCCCGCCGCGTCGCCGACCTCGACCCCGACTTCCGCGCGCGGGTCGATGCCGTCCTCGACGCCGGGGAGACGCCCGGCGGCGAGAGCACCGTCGTCGACCCCGAGCGCGGCGTCATCCACCGCGCCGGCCTCCGAGCCGACGCGGTCCGCGAGTGGCTCGCCTCCGAACCCTGA
- a CDS encoding conditioned medium-induced protein 4: MDEKTAELRDIFIDATGSDTVTESQEESPGSLADEQGEDGERIRELVAAMRERYEFDSGLDDETLEAVVRRYHDGDDDATIATALDLDEGTVFDARMDLHLVRESDRDAPFGMELLRSMHVEDFSTEEIANRLGSDEATVTHYVSVVDADLESTRANDRFRDEFAELLADADLSGGLTDEAHEDGLREATEDMETDVSF, from the coding sequence ATGGACGAGAAGACGGCCGAGCTCCGGGACATCTTCATCGACGCCACCGGCTCCGACACGGTCACCGAGAGCCAGGAGGAGTCGCCCGGCTCGCTGGCGGACGAGCAGGGGGAAGACGGGGAGCGGATCCGCGAACTCGTCGCCGCGATGCGCGAGCGCTACGAGTTCGACTCGGGGCTCGACGACGAGACCCTGGAGGCGGTCGTCCGACGGTATCACGACGGCGACGACGACGCGACCATCGCCACGGCGCTCGACCTCGACGAGGGGACCGTGTTCGACGCGCGGATGGACCTCCACCTCGTCCGGGAGTCGGACCGCGACGCCCCGTTCGGGATGGAGCTCCTCCGGTCGATGCACGTCGAGGACTTCTCGACGGAGGAGATCGCGAACCGGCTCGGGAGCGACGAGGCGACGGTGACCCACTACGTCTCGGTCGTCGATGCCGACCTGGAGTCGACGCGGGCGAACGACCGCTTCCGCGACGAGTTCGCGGAGTTGCTCGCGGACGCGGACCTCTCGGGCGGGCTCACCGACGAGGCCCACGAGGACGGCCTGCGGGAGGCGACCGAGGACATGGAGACCGACGTTTCCTTCTAG
- a CDS encoding CRISPR-associated protein Cas4, whose amino-acid sequence MPSGDLVAFSDLARAAYCPRQLYYLRRDDREPPEEATERIDLAFRYPTLRSADDDALREAPVDRPPDDYRAALDRLADREEWAALTDPGSTRTLLEGKDCRGIAHKVLDPDDGPPVPTLVSPGAPPEQGVWEPQAVRAVAAAKALAWERGREVPRALVEYPAHGVVREVRLGVRKAAAYRRTLRTVRSMDGPPPRLRGSDKCDPCDYRAECGVETRSLRSWLGL is encoded by the coding sequence ATGCCCTCCGGAGACCTGGTCGCGTTCTCGGATCTCGCCAGGGCCGCCTACTGCCCCCGACAGCTGTACTACCTCCGGCGCGACGACCGCGAACCGCCCGAGGAGGCGACCGAGCGGATCGACCTCGCGTTCCGCTACCCGACGTTGCGCTCGGCGGACGACGACGCCCTCCGCGAGGCGCCCGTCGACCGTCCGCCCGACGACTACCGCGCGGCGCTCGACCGCCTCGCCGACCGCGAGGAGTGGGCGGCGCTGACCGACCCGGGTTCGACCCGGACCCTGCTGGAGGGGAAGGACTGCCGCGGCATCGCCCACAAGGTGCTCGACCCGGACGACGGGCCGCCGGTCCCGACGCTCGTCTCGCCCGGCGCCCCGCCCGAGCAGGGGGTCTGGGAGCCGCAGGCGGTCCGGGCGGTGGCCGCGGCGAAGGCGCTCGCGTGGGAGCGGGGGCGCGAGGTGCCGCGGGCGCTGGTCGAGTATCCGGCCCACGGGGTCGTGCGGGAGGTCCGTCTGGGGGTCCGGAAGGCCGCGGCCTACCGGCGGACGCTCCGGACCGTCAGGTCGATGGACGGCCCGCCGCCGCGACTCCGCGGCAGCGACAAGTGCGACCCCTGCGACTACCGGGCGGAGTGCGGCGTCGAGACGCGCAGCCTCAGGTCGTGGCTGGGGCTGTGA
- a CDS encoding redoxin domain-containing protein, whose protein sequence is MPDFEVVDLPEADHPEPGDTASDFTRPLVNREYWEDASLSELTDEGPVVLVFFPMDGAFPATYVWNEVRGRGWGTGTAGDPADGDPTVVGVSVSTPYEHGTFIEERGMDYRLFSDPGAGVAAEYGIEHDLDGMTGVTEHRPAVFLLDSDRTVRYAWVASEWPDFPDYDEIEARIDDL, encoded by the coding sequence ATGCCGGACTTCGAAGTCGTCGACCTCCCCGAGGCGGACCACCCCGAACCGGGCGACACGGCGTCCGACTTCACCCGTCCGCTGGTGAACCGGGAGTACTGGGAGGACGCGTCCCTCTCGGAGCTGACCGACGAGGGGCCCGTCGTACTCGTCTTCTTCCCGATGGACGGGGCGTTCCCGGCGACGTACGTCTGGAACGAGGTCCGTGGTCGGGGGTGGGGGACTGGAACGGCGGGCGACCCCGCCGACGGCGACCCAACGGTCGTCGGCGTCTCCGTCTCCACGCCGTACGAACACGGGACGTTCATCGAGGAGCGGGGGATGGACTACCGGCTGTTCTCGGACCCGGGCGCGGGCGTCGCCGCCGAGTACGGCATCGAACACGACCTCGACGGGATGACGGGCGTCACGGAACACCGGCCCGCGGTGTTCCTGCTCGATTCCGACCGGACGGTCCGGTACGCCTGGGTCGCGAGCGAGTGGCCCGACTTCCCCGACTACGACGAGATCGAGGCTCGCATCGACGACCTGTAG
- a CDS encoding (Fe-S)-binding protein — MQADQVTRETFWTVGPVGKAVFYFLAAVAILFFLHGTYARFARYADGTDDWFDRLDDLPSRVLTAAATVASNRGQFDRDAYAGVMHAFIVWGFLTLLIGTAILGVDMDVWQPVTGESFFVGDFYLSYSFVMDAMGLLFVVGVGMAIWRRYRRREGRLWGKHTSLEDDAFVWTLFLLGVGGYVLEALRIVGTAEATASGLQFIPFERVSFVGFFLAGVFAELGLGPATAEALYNPAWWSHSLLAFGFIALIPYAKPFHMLSSFANVVTRDEKAGVRLPGVPADAGPDEIGYASIEDFSWRHILDQDACTKCGRCSSVCPAKASGRPLDPRDVILDLKSYREDLDAGRTDEVEIIADGGESVIAAETMESCMSCMACMDACPVDIEHVAEFTQMNRRLTETGQMDEGVQDAMMNVFQNGNTFGDPARKRPDWTDDLDFEVPDAREEDVEFLWYVGEYPSYDDRNRRVARSLATLFERAGVSYGILYEDEGHDGNDVRRVGEEGLFEMLVEDNVEAFASCTFEKVVTTDPHSMNTFRNEYPEMSEFDAPVFHYTEVVEDLVGQGRLGLDGTELDYAATYHDPCHLGRMNEVYEAPRELIRATGVELSEMPRNRADSFCCGGGGGGLWMDFDEDPKPSEERLREALEDTDAGSAVEKFVVACPMCGTMYEDGRKTGDFEDDIEVIDVAELLCEALEAKEARTTAPTGDVSPTTAD, encoded by the coding sequence ATGCAAGCCGACCAGGTGACCCGCGAGACGTTCTGGACGGTCGGTCCGGTCGGGAAGGCCGTCTTCTACTTCCTCGCGGCGGTCGCCATCCTGTTCTTCCTTCACGGCACCTACGCCCGGTTCGCACGTTACGCCGACGGGACCGACGACTGGTTCGACCGCCTCGACGACCTACCCTCCAGGGTACTCACCGCCGCCGCGACCGTCGCCTCGAACCGCGGCCAGTTCGACCGCGACGCGTACGCCGGCGTGATGCACGCGTTCATCGTCTGGGGCTTCCTGACCCTGCTCATCGGCACCGCCATCCTCGGGGTCGACATGGACGTGTGGCAGCCGGTCACCGGCGAGTCGTTCTTCGTCGGCGACTTCTACCTCTCGTACTCGTTCGTGATGGACGCGATGGGCCTCCTGTTCGTCGTCGGCGTCGGCATGGCCATCTGGCGCCGCTACCGCCGCCGCGAGGGGCGCCTGTGGGGCAAGCACACCTCGCTGGAGGACGACGCGTTCGTCTGGACGCTGTTCCTGCTGGGCGTCGGCGGCTACGTCCTGGAGGCGCTCCGCATCGTCGGCACCGCCGAGGCAACCGCCTCGGGGCTGCAGTTCATCCCCTTCGAGCGCGTCTCGTTCGTCGGCTTCTTCCTGGCGGGCGTGTTCGCCGAACTCGGCCTCGGGCCGGCGACCGCCGAGGCGCTGTACAACCCCGCGTGGTGGAGCCACTCGCTGCTCGCGTTCGGATTCATCGCGCTGATCCCGTACGCGAAGCCGTTCCACATGCTCTCGAGTTTCGCCAACGTCGTCACCCGCGACGAGAAGGCGGGCGTCCGCCTGCCGGGCGTGCCCGCGGACGCGGGCCCCGACGAGATCGGCTACGCCTCCATCGAGGACTTCTCGTGGCGCCACATCCTCGACCAGGACGCCTGCACGAAGTGCGGCCGCTGTTCGTCGGTCTGTCCCGCGAAGGCGTCCGGCCGACCGCTCGACCCACGCGACGTCATCCTCGACCTGAAGTCCTACCGGGAGGACCTCGACGCCGGCCGGACCGACGAGGTCGAGATAATCGCTGACGGCGGGGAGTCGGTCATCGCCGCCGAGACGATGGAGTCGTGCATGTCCTGCATGGCCTGCATGGACGCCTGTCCGGTCGACATCGAGCACGTCGCGGAGTTCACGCAGATGAACCGCCGCCTGACGGAGACGGGCCAGATGGACGAGGGGGTCCAGGACGCGATGATGAACGTGTTCCAGAACGGGAACACCTTCGGCGACCCGGCCCGGAAGCGCCCCGACTGGACCGACGACCTCGACTTCGAGGTGCCGGACGCCCGCGAGGAGGACGTGGAGTTCCTCTGGTACGTCGGCGAGTACCCGAGCTACGACGACCGGAACCGTCGCGTCGCCCGCTCGCTCGCCACGCTGTTCGAGCGCGCCGGCGTCTCCTACGGCATCCTCTACGAGGACGAGGGGCACGACGGCAACGACGTGCGGCGCGTCGGCGAGGAGGGCCTCTTCGAGATGCTCGTCGAGGACAACGTCGAGGCGTTCGCCTCCTGCACCTTCGAGAAGGTCGTCACGACCGACCCCCACTCGATGAACACGTTCCGGAACGAGTACCCGGAGATGAGCGAGTTCGACGCCCCAGTATTCCACTACACGGAGGTCGTCGAGGACCTCGTGGGGCAGGGCCGACTCGGCCTCGACGGGACGGAACTGGACTACGCCGCGACGTACCACGACCCGTGCCACCTCGGCCGGATGAACGAGGTGTACGAGGCGCCGCGCGAACTCATCCGCGCGACGGGCGTCGAACTCTCGGAGATGCCGCGCAACCGCGCCGACTCGTTCTGCTGTGGCGGCGGCGGGGGCGGCCTCTGGATGGACTTCGACGAGGACCCCAAGCCGAGCGAGGAGCGCCTCCGCGAGGCGCTCGAGGACACCGACGCCGGGAGCGCGGTGGAGAAGTTCGTCGTCGCGTGTCCGATGTGCGGCACGATGTACGAGGACGGCCGCAAGACCGGCGACTTCGAGGACGACATCGAGGTGATCGACGTGGCCGAACTGCTCTGCGAGGCGCTGGAGGCGAAGGAGGCCCGGACGACGGCCCCGACGGGAGACGTCTCGCCAACGACCGCCGACTAG